The Kangiella marina genome window below encodes:
- a CDS encoding LytTR family DNA-binding domain-containing protein produces MLKTIIVDDEQPARQRIHRLLKTYSELTVVAEASNGEEALSLIQQHHPDLVFLDISMPVMNGVELARILSDDFPQLKIIFTTAYDQYALEAFDVNATDYLLKPIRKERLAKALSKLIKPQEQEDFITVREREVVRKVLLKNILFLHSDQKYVEIHLAEKTLLSNESLKDLETRFAQHFLRIHRSTLINRLHFYGIEQDDGQYVALLRHTDTKPVISRRHQTEVRQFLQSSDD; encoded by the coding sequence ATGTTAAAAACGATCATTGTTGATGACGAACAACCTGCTCGCCAACGTATTCATCGATTGCTTAAGACTTACTCTGAACTAACGGTTGTCGCCGAAGCGAGTAATGGCGAGGAAGCACTCTCATTGATCCAGCAGCACCACCCAGATTTGGTGTTTTTAGACATTTCCATGCCCGTCATGAATGGCGTCGAGTTAGCAAGAATTCTCAGCGATGACTTCCCTCAACTGAAAATTATTTTCACCACCGCCTACGATCAATACGCATTAGAAGCTTTTGATGTTAACGCCACTGATTACCTGTTAAAACCGATCCGTAAAGAACGCCTTGCTAAAGCTTTATCGAAGCTGATTAAACCTCAAGAGCAAGAAGACTTTATTACGGTTCGTGAGCGCGAGGTAGTGCGCAAAGTTTTACTGAAAAACATTCTGTTCTTACATTCGGATCAAAAATACGTCGAGATTCATCTGGCTGAAAAAACCCTACTCAGCAATGAGAGCCTAAAAGATCTGGAAACACGCTTCGCACAGCACTTCTTGCGCATTCACCGCTCGACCTTAATCAACCGCTTGCACTTCTATGGTATTGAACAAGACGATGGCCAATATGTCGCGCTGTTGCGCCATACCGATACCAAGCCAGTCATCAGTCGTCGCCATCAAACTGAAGTCCGTCAATTTTTACAATCTTCCGATGACTAA
- a CDS encoding uroporphyrinogen-III C-methyltransferase: MSNKDNQTESQEPRLEEQSQPSTDTTQDHQKTSEADQAAADSAFDEPEKGSDQAADKPPKKPRSSGKSGTGPIKWFIFLILFAAIGYAVYFGWQKWQDYQTNLKKADRIDHIEQQLSQQQSRIQSRFSEQSRQLTTLSTELEQSQRYISQLQDQLRTTQRKFQALSSEKQQDWLLNEAEYLIREASYKLSFTDDAASIIALLQAADAQLAEFNDGSLTRIRQAISDDINAVRASGNLDIEGIAISLETLKTNLNQLELASIQLDSQSHIEDAPNSDEETSRWQHFKNSLSNAASKYYTVHHFDESAQPFISPQKDRLLRENILLNLQTAQLAALQSNQTLYQSNLLNVKQWVEQYFKQQPATTQAYLEQIDELLARSVELDLPQSLQSYQLISQLSQQKVNQWLESQDNSEDTTNDEEPSS; encoded by the coding sequence ATGAGCAATAAGGACAACCAGACAGAATCACAAGAGCCTCGTCTAGAGGAGCAATCTCAACCATCGACTGATACCACTCAGGACCATCAAAAAACGTCAGAGGCCGATCAAGCGGCAGCAGATTCTGCGTTTGATGAGCCAGAGAAGGGCTCCGATCAGGCTGCCGATAAGCCTCCCAAAAAACCACGGAGTAGTGGTAAATCAGGCACTGGGCCAATTAAGTGGTTTATATTCTTGATCCTGTTTGCCGCCATTGGTTACGCCGTTTATTTTGGCTGGCAAAAGTGGCAAGACTATCAAACTAATCTCAAAAAAGCTGATCGTATCGATCACATTGAGCAACAGCTTTCGCAACAGCAAAGCCGCATTCAATCAAGGTTCTCCGAGCAATCTCGACAACTGACGACACTGTCTACTGAATTGGAGCAAAGCCAGCGCTATATCAGCCAACTGCAAGACCAGTTACGCACTACGCAACGTAAATTTCAGGCTTTAAGCTCGGAAAAGCAACAAGACTGGCTGCTGAATGAAGCTGAATATCTGATTCGCGAAGCTTCTTACAAATTAAGCTTTACTGATGACGCCGCTTCCATTATTGCGTTATTACAAGCCGCCGACGCACAGCTTGCTGAATTTAATGATGGCTCATTAACGCGAATTCGCCAAGCCATCAGCGACGACATCAACGCGGTTCGAGCCAGTGGCAACCTCGATATCGAAGGCATTGCCATTTCGCTTGAGACCTTAAAAACCAATCTCAACCAGCTAGAGCTTGCCAGCATTCAGCTTGATAGTCAGTCGCACATAGAAGACGCGCCTAACAGTGACGAAGAAACTTCCCGTTGGCAGCATTTCAAAAATTCACTGTCGAATGCCGCAAGCAAATACTACACGGTTCATCATTTCGACGAGTCTGCCCAACCTTTTATCAGCCCGCAAAAAGATCGACTTTTACGCGAAAATATACTGCTTAATTTGCAAACAGCCCAGCTAGCGGCACTGCAGAGTAACCAGACTTTGTATCAGTCTAATCTGCTCAATGTTAAGCAGTGGGTTGAACAATACTTCAAACAACAGCCAGCGACGACACAGGCCTACTTGGAGCAAATTGATGAGCTGCTTGCACGCTCGGTTGAACTGGATCTGCCACAATCGTTGCAGTCTTACCAATTGATAAGCCAGCTGTCACAACAAAAAGTGAATCAATGGTTAGAATCGCAAGATAACTCAGAAGACACCACCAACGACGAGGAGCCATCATCATGA
- a CDS encoding sensor histidine kinase, translating into MNDEPETQSNATQLPDFCQAATVYLTIIASVLLALLLSLVTPQWHTGFWYNLSLHSLFVLWVSLTSLGTLCFLRHYLPAKTLKKLSLKRFSSLAIGVILLVTLCYSLLISFYLSQEPSLWFLLRNIIIAFIVSGVLFRYFYLKEESVRRIRSEAEARVQALQSRIRPHFLFNSLNTLANLAAVDPEKTEHMILDMADIFRASMKRSDVLIPFSEEKQLCHQYLSLETQRLGDRLHVEWQVNHIADNLLVPPLLLQPLLENAVYHGIQKHPQGGTIRIKGISYQKHIQLEITNPLPPSDAIAHKGNSMALNNIRQRLEVLYGNKAQLSYHQGQTEFYCILKIPKQL; encoded by the coding sequence ATGAATGATGAGCCTGAAACACAGTCCAACGCCACTCAGCTCCCTGATTTTTGTCAGGCAGCCACGGTATACCTGACAATTATTGCCAGTGTACTACTAGCATTATTGCTAAGCCTAGTTACTCCACAGTGGCATACCGGCTTTTGGTACAACCTGAGCTTACACTCGTTATTCGTGTTATGGGTCTCGCTCACCAGCTTAGGAACCTTGTGTTTTTTAAGGCATTACCTTCCGGCGAAAACGTTAAAAAAACTTTCCCTTAAACGCTTTTCGAGCTTGGCTATTGGGGTCATTTTATTGGTAACCCTGTGTTACAGCTTATTGATCAGCTTTTACTTGAGCCAAGAGCCATCGTTATGGTTTTTGCTGCGTAATATTATTATCGCCTTTATCGTTAGTGGCGTACTGTTCCGATATTTTTACCTAAAAGAAGAAAGCGTCCGTCGTATTCGCTCTGAAGCCGAAGCGAGAGTCCAAGCATTACAGTCGCGCATTCGTCCGCACTTTTTATTTAACAGCCTTAATACGCTGGCGAACCTAGCGGCGGTCGATCCGGAAAAGACGGAACACATGATTTTAGACATGGCCGATATTTTTCGAGCCAGCATGAAACGCTCAGATGTGTTAATTCCTTTTTCCGAAGAAAAGCAGCTCTGTCACCAATACCTCAGTCTTGAAACGCAAAGACTGGGGGATCGACTGCACGTTGAGTGGCAGGTCAATCATATTGCTGACAATCTTTTGGTTCCGCCTCTGCTACTTCAACCACTGCTTGAAAATGCGGTCTATCACGGTATTCAAAAACATCCCCAAGGCGGTACTATTCGCATTAAGGGAATCAGTTATCAAAAGCATATTCAGTTGGAAATCACCAACCCTTTGCCACCTTCAGATGCTATCGCACATAAAGGAAACTCGATGGCTTTAAACAATATTCGACAGAGATTAGAAGTGCTCTATGGTAATAAAGCGCAACTCTCGTATCATCAAGGACAGACCGAGTTTTACTGTATCTTAAAAATTCCAAAGCAACTGTAA
- a CDS encoding GGDEF domain-containing phosphodiesterase: MEAPKVLDWVERHKIIIRRLMIPLIITLAALVYLLVFFTGGIKYVYSHSMYIPILLASLVFGTKGGIAMAIMAGIILGPFMPIDVVSGEMQETANWLYRMGFFVLIGSLSGFASDCVIKYTKRLHWLSNYNPTTKLPNRHALFKDMERLEKGSKTGDEIILAVVAIDNILELKSVFGFGVIDDATRQMARRLALNGGDDIYHTDSAQVAMVLDKGDITNKRFLDNLSVLLKEAVTYNDISVHIETRVGYVSFNRVEQAPEVYLHRAEAALSLVQEKSVDMTAFNPAMATQKEANISILGELQTAINDEQLLFYYQPKIDLRTGDICSAEALLRWQHPRRGLLTPGSFIARAEQSTLIQTITEFALREAIKQHKVWSMQGVEIPISVNISTRNLLHPQFPQIAMRLLREYKVDGKWIELEVTEGALVVDMEQAIDTLMQLAEANFSISIDDFGTGYSSLQYLHRLPASLIKIDQSFIKRLPHDKGAVYIVDAAVTLAQKMGVKTIAEGVETLEVYDYLRQTDCDMAQGYFISKPIPQDRFSRWFLNQNGTYASLG, from the coding sequence ATGGAAGCCCCTAAAGTCCTAGACTGGGTAGAACGGCACAAAATAATAATTCGCCGTTTAATGATTCCACTGATAATAACTTTGGCCGCGCTTGTCTATCTGCTGGTGTTCTTCACCGGCGGCATTAAGTATGTCTATTCACATTCCATGTATATCCCGATTTTACTCGCGAGCTTAGTGTTTGGCACTAAGGGCGGTATCGCCATGGCAATAATGGCTGGCATTATACTTGGTCCCTTTATGCCGATTGACGTCGTGAGTGGTGAGATGCAGGAAACAGCTAATTGGCTATATCGAATGGGCTTTTTTGTCTTAATCGGTTCGCTAAGTGGGTTTGCTAGTGATTGTGTTATTAAATATACCAAGCGTTTACATTGGTTATCAAATTACAACCCAACCACCAAACTGCCAAATCGTCATGCCTTGTTTAAGGATATGGAGCGTTTGGAAAAAGGAAGTAAAACCGGTGATGAGATCATTTTAGCGGTTGTTGCGATCGACAATATTTTAGAACTGAAATCTGTTTTCGGCTTTGGCGTGATTGATGATGCTACGCGTCAGATGGCCCGTCGGCTAGCGCTAAATGGTGGTGACGATATTTATCATACGGATTCAGCGCAAGTCGCTATGGTTTTAGACAAAGGCGATATCACTAACAAACGGTTTCTAGATAACTTGAGTGTGTTACTCAAAGAAGCCGTGACTTATAACGATATTTCGGTACATATTGAAACTCGTGTTGGGTATGTCAGTTTTAATCGTGTCGAACAGGCTCCTGAGGTTTATTTGCATCGCGCTGAGGCGGCACTGTCTTTAGTTCAAGAAAAGTCCGTTGACATGACTGCATTTAACCCTGCTATGGCAACGCAAAAAGAAGCAAATATCTCGATACTAGGAGAATTGCAAACTGCCATTAATGATGAGCAGTTACTGTTTTATTATCAGCCAAAAATCGACTTGAGAACTGGAGATATTTGTAGCGCAGAAGCATTGTTGCGCTGGCAACACCCGCGGCGAGGCTTGTTGACGCCGGGTTCGTTTATCGCTAGAGCTGAACAAAGCACCTTAATTCAAACCATTACCGAGTTCGCACTAAGAGAAGCGATTAAGCAGCACAAAGTCTGGAGTATGCAGGGAGTAGAAATCCCCATTTCAGTGAACATCTCCACTCGAAACTTGCTTCATCCTCAATTCCCACAAATAGCAATGAGATTATTAAGAGAATATAAAGTGGATGGGAAGTGGATTGAGCTGGAAGTCACCGAAGGGGCGCTCGTGGTGGATATGGAGCAGGCAATAGATACACTCATGCAACTAGCGGAAGCGAATTTCTCAATTTCGATTGATGACTTTGGTACCGGTTACTCCTCGTTGCAATACTTGCATCGACTGCCAGCTTCACTGATTAAAATCGATCAGTCTTTCATCAAACGCCTACCGCATGATAAAGGCGCCGTGTATATTGTCGATGCTGCGGTAACCCTAGCCCAGAAAATGGGGGTCAAGACCATAGCCGAGGGGGTAGAAACATTGGAAGTCTATGATTACCTAAGACAAACCGACTGTGATATGGCTCAGGGATACTTCATCTCCAAGCCGATACCACAAGATAGATTCAGCCGCTGGTTCTTAAATCAAAACGGAACCTATGCCAGTTTGGGGTGA
- the hemC gene encoding hydroxymethylbilane synthase: MSISTIRIATRQSPLALWQAEYIQQRLQSIHSGLSVELVPMTTKGDKILGTPLSKIGGKGLFVKELEQAMLEDRADIAVHSMKDVPYRFPEGLELKVICEREDPSDAFVSNNYHTLEDLPVGATIGTSSLRRKMQILALRPDLHITDLRGNVGTRLSKLDMGQYDAIILASAGLIRLKLADRIASRFEPEQLLPAPGQGAVGIEARTNSPELDQLLAPLQDDETAFRVKAERIITQTLQASCSVPIAAFSTVNDGHLSLRALVGGIDNQMIEATADGALTDAEAIGQTVADSLLAQGAKEMIAALGTDA, translated from the coding sequence ATGAGCATATCAACCATTCGTATCGCCACTCGACAGAGCCCACTGGCTCTTTGGCAAGCAGAATATATCCAGCAACGACTACAATCCATTCATTCTGGGCTGAGCGTAGAGTTAGTGCCAATGACCACCAAGGGCGACAAAATTTTGGGTACTCCCTTAAGTAAAATCGGTGGTAAAGGCTTGTTCGTAAAAGAATTAGAGCAGGCCATGCTGGAGGATCGGGCTGATATCGCTGTTCACTCAATGAAAGATGTGCCTTATCGCTTTCCAGAAGGCTTAGAACTGAAGGTCATTTGTGAGCGCGAAGATCCTAGCGATGCTTTTGTCTCAAATAACTATCATACCTTAGAAGATCTGCCGGTTGGCGCCACTATCGGTACTTCAAGCTTACGCCGAAAAATGCAAATATTGGCGTTGCGCCCCGATCTTCACATTACCGATTTACGCGGTAACGTCGGCACACGCTTATCTAAGTTGGATATGGGTCAATACGATGCCATCATCCTTGCTTCAGCGGGACTTATCCGATTGAAACTGGCTGATCGTATTGCCAGTCGTTTTGAACCCGAGCAATTACTGCCCGCTCCTGGACAAGGAGCTGTCGGTATTGAAGCTCGAACCAACAGCCCTGAACTTGATCAACTGCTGGCGCCTTTGCAGGATGATGAAACCGCTTTTCGAGTTAAAGCTGAGCGTATCATCACGCAAACCCTTCAAGCCAGCTGCTCCGTTCCGATTGCGGCTTTTTCTACGGTTAATGATGGCCACTTGTCGTTGCGGGCTTTAGTCGGCGGAATCGATAACCAGATGATTGAAGCGACCGCTGATGGCGCGCTTACCGATGCTGAGGCTATTGGTCAAACGGTTGCTGATTCATTACTCGCTCAAGGCGCTAAAGAGATGATCGCAGCCTTGGGTACTGACGCGTAA
- a CDS encoding uroporphyrinogen-III synthase, translating into MVSTQLKIVVTRPSPFGEALCSELEPENFFCIHCPLIDFQPDSSYDKDQRLILLKQSQTWIFISRQAVNFCFEVFSEAEQASLHQLSADKKIIAVGSATADALAQLGIEAMVPTTPNSEGIIALLGQHQLATQATLLIRGNQGRALLQEYFSEGHLSILPVYQRHTTQHRLQPVDQATAIVVTSGQLMELVAQQITEQQQRRDVTIISGSQRISQIAQQFGFTNCYTAENASNTALVKSCILWRNSVT; encoded by the coding sequence GTGGTGAGTACTCAGCTGAAAATTGTTGTCACTCGCCCCTCACCCTTTGGTGAGGCGTTGTGCAGTGAATTAGAGCCTGAGAATTTTTTCTGTATTCACTGTCCCTTAATTGATTTCCAGCCTGACAGCAGTTACGACAAAGACCAACGGCTGATACTTCTAAAGCAGTCTCAAACTTGGATTTTTATCAGCCGCCAAGCGGTTAACTTTTGCTTCGAGGTCTTTTCTGAAGCAGAGCAAGCATCCCTACATCAACTCAGTGCCGACAAAAAGATTATTGCCGTTGGTTCAGCGACCGCTGATGCCCTTGCTCAACTTGGTATCGAGGCCATGGTTCCTACGACACCGAACAGTGAAGGCATAATTGCCCTCTTAGGTCAGCATCAACTTGCAACACAAGCCACCCTTTTAATTCGCGGCAATCAAGGCAGAGCGTTATTACAAGAGTATTTCTCGGAAGGACATTTATCCATTCTTCCTGTGTATCAGCGTCATACCACTCAACACCGGCTTCAACCTGTCGATCAAGCCACCGCAATCGTCGTTACTAGCGGCCAGCTCATGGAGTTAGTCGCACAGCAGATCACTGAGCAACAACAACGCCGAGATGTCACTATCATTAGTGGCAGTCAAAGAATCAGCCAAATCGCACAACAATTTGGCTTTACAAATTGTTATACTGCAGAAAATGCTTCAAATACTGCCTTAGTAAAAAGCTGTATTTTATGGCGAAATAGCGTAACTTAA